A single window of Deinococcus betulae DNA harbors:
- a CDS encoding YDG/SRA domain-containing protein: MTPLAGEVPGVPVGTCFEGRRALREAGVHRPLQAGIAGTALGGAVSVVLSGGYEDDQDSGERILYTGEGGRDPRTGAQTAHQLLTRGNLTLARSHLLGQPVRVIRRVSGSTYRYDGLFLVTAVWHEVGRSGYLIWRFLLEAQIYRPAGRQVTTRLSRNSIHAAQVKAWHDHTCQLCGLRLTTPAGPYAEAAHIRPLGQPHHGPDTPENLLCLCPNCHVQFDLGGVGVADDLSLLGRPGLLRRVRAHCPDATNLAYHRAHIYSAEIGDPG, translated from the coding sequence GTGACGCCGCTGGCTGGTGAGGTGCCGGGTGTGCCTGTGGGCACCTGCTTTGAAGGGCGCCGCGCCCTGAGAGAGGCCGGGGTGCACCGGCCCCTTCAGGCCGGCATTGCAGGAACGGCCCTGGGCGGCGCGGTGTCGGTGGTGCTGTCCGGCGGCTACGAAGACGATCAGGACAGCGGCGAGCGCATTCTCTACACCGGCGAGGGTGGCCGCGACCCACGAACCGGGGCGCAGACCGCCCACCAGCTGCTCACGCGGGGCAACCTCACCCTGGCCCGCAGTCACCTGCTGGGCCAGCCGGTGCGGGTGATCCGCCGCGTGTCGGGGTCTACCTACCGCTACGACGGGCTGTTCCTCGTAACTGCTGTCTGGCACGAGGTGGGGCGCTCGGGTTACCTCATCTGGCGATTTTTGCTGGAGGCGCAAATTTACCGGCCCGCCGGGCGACAGGTCACCACGCGCCTGAGTCGCAACAGCATTCACGCCGCCCAGGTCAAGGCGTGGCATGACCACACCTGTCAGCTGTGCGGCCTGCGCCTGACCACGCCCGCTGGCCCTTACGCCGAAGCCGCGCACATTCGCCCCCTGGGCCAGCCGCACCACGGCCCCGACACGCCGGAGAATTTGCTGTGCCTGTGCCCCAACTGCCACGTTCAGTTTGATCTGGGCGGCGTGGGGGTCGCAGACGACCTGAGCCTCCTGGGACGCCCCGGCCTGCTGCGCCGGGTGCGCGCCCACTGCCCAGACGCCACCAACCTGGCCTACCACCGCGCGCACATTTACAGCGCAGAGATTGGCGACCCAGGCTGA
- a CDS encoding esterase-like activity of phytase family protein: protein MRHALIGLTALLSLAAPASAATLVGYAELPADTFAAGPASGAYAGAGLRGPARFSSQPVQGFSGVQFGKDGSYLFLSDNGYGSKANSADYLLRLYRLNLTAKTAPAGQGKVGVGDFIQLRDPDRKVPWLIVNEASPERLLTGADFDVEGFAVAPDGSLWVGDEFGPYLLHFSADGRLLDAPVATPNLPGLLTLRGQAPIVIGHRGSSGTRPEHTLEAYRVAIEGGADFIEPDLVVTKDGVLIARHEPVIAAVDAAGKVLEATADVATRPEFAGRLTTKKVDGVDVRGYFAEDFTLAELKTLRAVERLPALRGKTYDGQFQIPTLTEVIALVKEVEAKTGRKVGIYPETKHPTYFAAQGVNTSQLLIDALKKEGFTDPARVFIQSFETANLKDLKTNIMPKAGVTLPLVQLVSSADEAPYDWAAKSDTRKYGVLTTDAGLKELATYASGVGAYKRWIIDDKGVTTDFVTRAHAAGLLVHPWTFRNEATYLLPGYANDPEAEMRQALRAGVDGFFTDFPATGARVVGGYTAPEVRSPQNPAYALGTSSAAANLGGSGGFEGVTLSPDGKTLYALLEKTVTGDLPGQLRLHAYDPAGKQWTLAGRYGLDDAANAIGDLTPVNATQYLVLERDNLSGAAAKTKRVYLVSLNEKNADGTLKKTLVADLMNVKDPQGLAPSTQGGVFKFPYVTIENVLVLDANTILVANDNNYPGTGGRGADVKDANEFLWLKLDTPLNVVAGVGRK from the coding sequence GTGAGACACGCCCTGATTGGTCTGACGGCCCTGCTGAGCCTGGCCGCCCCCGCTTCTGCCGCCACCCTGGTCGGCTACGCCGAGTTGCCCGCCGACACCTTCGCCGCTGGGCCCGCCAGTGGCGCCTATGCGGGGGCGGGGCTGCGCGGCCCGGCGCGCTTTTCTTCGCAGCCGGTGCAGGGCTTTTCCGGCGTGCAGTTTGGCAAGGACGGCAGTTATCTGTTTCTGAGTGACAACGGCTACGGCAGCAAGGCCAACAGCGCCGACTACCTGCTGCGCCTGTACCGGCTGAACCTGACGGCCAAAACGGCGCCGGCCGGTCAGGGCAAGGTGGGTGTGGGCGACTTCATCCAGTTGCGGGACCCCGACCGCAAGGTGCCGTGGCTGATCGTCAACGAAGCCAGCCCAGAGCGGCTGCTGACCGGCGCCGACTTTGACGTGGAGGGCTTCGCTGTGGCCCCCGACGGCAGCCTGTGGGTGGGTGACGAGTTCGGGCCCTACCTGCTGCACTTCAGCGCCGACGGGCGGCTGCTGGACGCGCCGGTCGCCACGCCCAACCTGCCGGGCCTGCTCACCCTGCGCGGCCAGGCGCCCATCGTGATTGGGCACCGGGGCAGCAGCGGCACCCGTCCCGAGCACACTCTGGAGGCCTACCGGGTCGCCATTGAGGGGGGCGCGGACTTTATCGAGCCCGACCTCGTGGTGACCAAAGACGGCGTGCTGATTGCCCGCCATGAGCCCGTGATTGCCGCCGTTGACGCGGCCGGCAAGGTGCTGGAAGCCACCGCCGATGTGGCCACCCGCCCCGAGTTCGCTGGCCGCCTGACCACCAAGAAGGTGGACGGCGTGGACGTGCGCGGCTACTTTGCCGAGGACTTTACCCTGGCCGAACTGAAGACCCTGCGGGCGGTCGAGCGCCTGCCCGCCCTGCGCGGCAAGACTTACGACGGCCAGTTTCAGATTCCCACGCTGACTGAAGTCATTGCGCTGGTGAAAGAGGTGGAAGCGAAGACCGGGCGCAAGGTCGGCATTTATCCCGAAACCAAGCACCCCACCTACTTTGCGGCCCAGGGCGTCAACACCTCGCAGCTGCTGATTGACGCCCTGAAGAAAGAGGGCTTTACCGACCCGGCGCGGGTCTTTATTCAGTCCTTCGAAACCGCCAACCTCAAGGACCTGAAGACGAACATCATGCCCAAGGCGGGCGTGACCCTGCCGCTGGTGCAGCTGGTCAGCAGCGCCGACGAAGCGCCCTACGACTGGGCCGCCAAGAGCGACACCCGCAAATACGGGGTCCTGACGACCGACGCCGGCCTGAAGGAGCTGGCCACCTACGCCAGCGGCGTGGGCGCCTACAAGCGCTGGATTATTGACGACAAGGGCGTGACCACCGACTTCGTGACCCGTGCCCACGCCGCCGGGCTGCTGGTTCACCCCTGGACCTTCCGCAACGAGGCCACCTACCTCCTGCCGGGCTATGCCAATGACCCCGAAGCCGAGATGCGTCAGGCCCTGCGCGCCGGTGTGGACGGTTTCTTTACCGACTTTCCCGCCACGGGAGCCCGCGTGGTGGGCGGCTACACGGCCCCCGAGGTTCGCAGCCCCCAGAACCCGGCCTACGCCCTGGGCACCAGCAGCGCGGCGGCCAATCTGGGCGGCAGCGGCGGCTTTGAAGGCGTGACCCTCAGCCCGGACGGCAAGACGCTGTACGCCCTGCTGGAAAAAACGGTGACGGGCGACCTGCCCGGTCAGCTGCGCCTCCACGCTTACGACCCGGCGGGCAAACAGTGGACACTGGCGGGCCGCTATGGCCTGGACGACGCTGCCAACGCTATTGGCGACCTGACGCCGGTGAATGCCACGCAGTACTTGGTGCTGGAACGCGACAACTTGAGCGGCGCGGCAGCCAAAACCAAGCGCGTGTATCTGGTCAGCCTGAATGAAAAGAACGCCGACGGCACCCTGAAAAAGACGCTGGTGGCCGACTTGATGAACGTGAAAGACCCCCAGGGCCTGGCCCCCAGCACCCAGGGCGGCGTGTTCAAGTTCCCCTACGTGACCATTGAAAACGTGCTGGTGCTGGACGCCAACACCATTCTGGTCGCCAACGACAACAACTACCCCGGCACGGGTGGGCGCGGCGCCGACGTGAAAGATGCCAACGAGTTCCTGTGGCTGAAACTGGACACGCCCCTGAACGTGGTGGCGGGCGTGGGCCGCAAGTAA
- a CDS encoding glycerophosphodiester phosphodiesterase — MTPLLLGHRGTPRQHPENTLAGFQAALDAGLDGVELDVRRLMDGTLVVHHDAVLADGRALPSLCVADLPPLVPTLNAALAWAADTGAWVNIELKFEGLRPDDRVAGTLQAVTAYGLTRRVILSSFMPTLLRAARNLAPQVERGLLTHRAYPAPLLRAAMRWTGSAALHPTFEVVDEALLDLARAHGWRLNAWTVNDPAEVARLSALGVDGLIGDEPAVLLGARLTRP, encoded by the coding sequence ATGACCCCTCTCTTGCTGGGCCACCGGGGCACGCCGCGCCAGCACCCTGAAAACACACTGGCGGGCTTTCAGGCGGCCCTGGACGCCGGGCTGGACGGCGTCGAGCTGGACGTGCGGCGCCTGATGGACGGCACCCTGGTCGTGCACCACGACGCCGTGCTGGCTGATGGGCGGGCGCTGCCCAGCCTGTGTGTGGCCGACCTGCCCCCACTGGTCCCGACTCTGAACGCGGCCCTGGCCTGGGCAGCTGATACGGGCGCGTGGGTCAACATCGAACTGAAGTTTGAAGGGCTGCGGCCCGATGACCGCGTGGCCGGCACCTTGCAGGCGGTCACGGCTTACGGCCTGACGCGGCGGGTCATCCTGAGTTCGTTCATGCCCACGCTTTTGCGGGCCGCGCGGAACCTGGCGCCGCAGGTGGAGCGGGGCCTGCTGACCCACCGCGCTTACCCGGCGCCGCTGTTGCGCGCCGCAATGCGTTGGACCGGCAGCGCCGCTCTGCACCCCACCTTCGAAGTGGTGGATGAGGCGCTGCTAGACCTGGCCCGCGCCCACGGCTGGCGGCTCAATGCCTGGACCGTTAACGACCCCGCCGAGGTGGCCCGCCTGAGTGCCCTGGGCGTGGACGGCCTGATTGGCGACGAGCCGGCAGTCTTGCTGGGCGCGCGGTTGACCCGCCCCTGA
- a CDS encoding MerR family transcriptional regulator produces MTTPAPPLMTIGAFARASRLSLKALRLYGDLGLLAPARVDAQSGYRLYAPDQLADARLIALLRQTEMPLTTIRALLDTPGQDRPAALRLHLAALEAAHRQRRDLARHLIQQLEGVTPMTLPPIQTRAVPAQPVVTLTHHVFVADLPATIARSMTTLMETVRAQQVDFADPPFVIFHGEVNADSDGPVEICMPYSGALQPSGEVKLRIEPAHAETFVVLNKTQFEFPAILAAYDATAAAAQAQGECGQLSPREVYPYDWDAAGPNDPAGEVAWPYTPRT; encoded by the coding sequence ATGACCACCCCCGCCCCCCCACTGATGACCATCGGCGCGTTTGCGCGCGCCAGTCGCCTGAGTCTCAAGGCGCTGCGGCTGTACGGCGACCTGGGCCTCCTGGCCCCCGCGCGGGTGGACGCCCAGAGTGGCTACCGGCTGTACGCCCCGGACCAGCTGGCCGACGCCCGCCTGATCGCCCTGCTGCGCCAGACCGAGATGCCCCTGACCACCATTCGCGCTCTGCTGGACACACCCGGCCAGGACCGCCCAGCCGCGCTGCGCCTGCACCTGGCAGCCCTGGAAGCCGCCCACCGCCAGCGGCGCGACCTGGCCCGCCACCTCATTCAGCAGCTTGAAGGAGTGACCCCCATGACCCTCCCCCCCATTCAGACCCGTGCCGTTCCCGCCCAGCCCGTCGTCACCCTGACCCATCACGTCTTTGTCGCTGACCTGCCCGCCACCATTGCCCGCAGCATGACGACTCTGATGGAGACGGTGAGGGCGCAGCAAGTGGACTTTGCCGATCCCCCGTTCGTCATCTTCCACGGCGAGGTCAACGCGGACAGCGACGGACCGGTTGAGATCTGCATGCCCTATAGCGGCGCCCTGCAGCCCAGCGGGGAGGTGAAACTGCGCATCGAGCCGGCCCACGCCGAAACCTTTGTGGTCCTGAACAAGACCCAGTTCGAGTTCCCCGCCATTCTGGCCGCCTACGACGCCACCGCGGCTGCCGCGCAGGCCCAGGGCGAGTGCGGGCAGCTCAGCCCGCGTGAGGTCTATCCGTATGACTGGGACGCCGCCGGACCGAATGATCCGGCCGGCGAGGTGGCCTGGCCGTACACACCGCGCACCTGA
- the paaI gene encoding hydroxyphenylacetyl-CoA thioesterase PaaI translates to MSYAAHLGLTVQEASPELTRVTVTVGHAGLNMHGSAHGGLLFSLADEALAVISNLDAQAVAIETHLSFFRAARPGDALMALATPERVGRTLATYRVEIRRETDWELMALFQGTVSRREKK, encoded by the coding sequence ATGAGCTACGCCGCCCACCTGGGCCTGACCGTGCAGGAAGCCAGCCCAGAACTGACCCGCGTGACCGTGACCGTCGGCCACGCGGGCCTGAACATGCACGGCAGCGCCCACGGCGGCCTGCTGTTCAGCCTGGCCGACGAGGCACTGGCGGTGATCAGCAACCTGGATGCCCAGGCGGTCGCCATTGAGACCCACCTCAGCTTCTTCCGGGCCGCGCGACCCGGCGACGCCCTGATGGCCCTGGCGACCCCCGAGCGGGTGGGCCGCACCCTGGCCACCTACCGCGTCGAGATTCGGCGCGAAACCGACTGGGAGCTGATGGCGCTGTTTCAGGGGACCGTCAGTCGTCGGGAGAAGAAGTAG
- a CDS encoding DUF4357 domain-containing protein has product MSAVQMRVREAVHAVQKWLAHGSPPGEAVVRQAIVLRFLHAAGFDIWNPAEVVPEETNSSGTRSDFLIRVGAGKFALELKGMTVALSARDYQQVVTYAASEGTPWAVLTNGRVWVILDRTHQPGGTFQDHEVLKLELGQEGNTFADDFAALFDPAVCRSDRFSAAVQQVGAQQQRRLDEARIRREKTAIVEAVQVQYQILSFELAAQAAVEMNRLTEVERDVLLGRPLPTAQGLIETFAQSSGTVPKSISFSFRIKTAAARADYSAAQGTWVVRAGSTAVKDVKPYAGGIQRERAQLLAAGVLVDQADQLIFAADVEYTNPSRAAGIVSGGAKNGWAVWLDDQGRPAQFYRPTSSPDD; this is encoded by the coding sequence ATGTCAGCGGTGCAGATGCGTGTTCGTGAAGCTGTCCATGCAGTGCAGAAGTGGCTGGCCCACGGCTCGCCGCCGGGTGAAGCCGTGGTGCGGCAGGCCATCGTGCTGCGGTTCCTGCACGCGGCGGGCTTCGACATCTGGAATCCGGCTGAAGTGGTGCCTGAGGAAACCAACAGCAGTGGCACCCGGTCAGACTTTCTTATCCGCGTCGGGGCAGGCAAGTTTGCCCTGGAACTCAAGGGCATGACGGTGGCGCTGAGCGCCAGAGATTACCAGCAGGTCGTGACCTATGCTGCCAGCGAAGGCACGCCGTGGGCGGTGCTGACCAACGGCCGCGTGTGGGTCATCTTGGACCGCACACACCAGCCGGGCGGCACGTTTCAGGACCATGAAGTCCTGAAGCTGGAACTGGGGCAAGAGGGGAACACTTTCGCCGACGACTTTGCCGCGCTGTTCGACCCGGCGGTTTGCCGGTCAGACAGGTTCTCTGCCGCCGTGCAGCAAGTCGGCGCTCAGCAGCAACGCCGCCTTGACGAAGCGCGAATCCGGCGAGAGAAGACCGCGATTGTCGAGGCTGTCCAGGTGCAGTATCAGATTCTCTCCTTCGAGTTGGCGGCCCAGGCGGCAGTTGAAATGAACCGGCTAACCGAAGTGGAGCGGGATGTGTTGCTGGGCCGCCCACTTCCTACGGCGCAGGGCCTGATAGAGACGTTTGCGCAAAGTTCAGGAACTGTTCCAAAGAGCATTTCATTCAGCTTTCGGATTAAAACTGCTGCTGCGCGCGCTGATTACTCCGCAGCACAGGGAACGTGGGTGGTGAGGGCAGGGAGCACCGCCGTTAAGGATGTCAAGCCTTATGCCGGCGGCATTCAGCGCGAACGTGCTCAGTTGCTGGCGGCGGGGGTCCTTGTTGACCAAGCAGACCAGCTCATCTTCGCTGCAGACGTTGAGTACACCAACCCGAGTAGGGCAGCCGGAATCGTCTCTGGGGGCGCAAAAAATGGCTGGGCCGTCTGGCTGGACGATCAGGGCCGCCCCGCACAGTTCTACCGGCCTACTTCTTCTCCCGACGACTGA
- a CDS encoding DUF4384 domain-containing protein, with the protein MNKPALLLTLSAALLGVFAAPAAAAPQLSTQSIIVNPTPTTLEARVWVDRDRSGNAVPNYRVGDRITLYTSVNENAYVYLFNVNPDGSTDQILPNRLSGSGNNYVRAGQTRAFPATGDRFTFDVAGPRGLNRVLVVASRRPLNLSELSSYTAGQDFATVKPTTTPGFAQALSIVVNPVEKPIPQKDWTSDTASYNVNY; encoded by the coding sequence ATGAACAAGCCTGCCCTGCTCCTGACCCTGTCCGCCGCCCTGCTGGGCGTGTTCGCCGCGCCCGCCGCCGCTGCGCCGCAGCTGAGCACCCAGAGCATCATCGTGAACCCCACGCCCACCACCCTCGAAGCGCGGGTGTGGGTTGACCGCGACCGCAGCGGCAACGCCGTGCCCAACTACCGCGTGGGTGACCGCATCACGCTGTACACCTCGGTGAACGAGAACGCCTACGTGTACCTCTTCAACGTCAATCCTGACGGCAGCACCGACCAGATTCTACCCAACCGCCTGTCAGGGTCCGGCAATAACTATGTGCGGGCCGGGCAGACGCGCGCCTTCCCCGCCACAGGTGACCGCTTTACCTTTGACGTGGCGGGCCCCAGGGGACTGAACCGCGTGCTGGTCGTGGCCAGCCGCCGTCCGCTGAATCTGAGCGAACTCAGCTCGTACACGGCGGGGCAGGACTTTGCCACGGTGAAGCCGACGACCACCCCCGGCTTTGCGCAGGCCCTGAGCATCGTGGTGAACCCCGTCGAGAAGCCCATTCCTCAGAAGGACTGGACGAGCGACACGGCGAGCTACAACGTGAACTACTAA
- a CDS encoding DEAD/DEAH box helicase: protein MLPARSPFARLDGFLRDTLGSGATRLHEEEAEDARTVSVTDLGWSGAVARGFGFPEVYAHQAQTYRLMREGGHVIITTPTASGKTGAFFPGVFDRLERDPNATALFVYPLVALGQDQRDKLLTFRERGGFPWEVAAFQGSAQSGEVFRPGVRMVTATPDKLHWSLTQPGMRDFLKHLSFLVLDEAHTYRGGFGSEVAGMVRRLLALARALGAQPQVVLSTATIGNPAEFARELTGVDATEVSESGAARHGKRFVLADHRGQPRRFWNAVMDASERYDLKVLAFFRGRSRAARLYSTYRAQPGYARRAHLYMAGTSDREGRLSEFRRARSGVMFATNALEAGVDIGDLEVVIIDGYPGSRMAFRQMAGRAGRIAPGLVLYLPALNEQGVPLPADAFYSNAGNFLDLLTGPIEKAVVEAQNPYLSPRHQARANEEFRLAGLPAPHEPRPAPRYWNLRGEGSLKYAVVEGADWERLGSKALDTPLESPSQHYALTEKHEGAVFTLDGQGYKVLRWDEHPAGTAIVVERYEAANLFTRGLSATLVTPVQMGEWVRRGPLAYRCGEVSIRRRYAGYQMLRQVFERVCVGCDREPGPTERSCARCGGRIQDRMQDHRLSEHLYEQPTELPAFRTSAVEIGLDPRATERPTAVAHTLKHLLHKVTPERIACDENDLASAFREGRDTYFFLYDDWLGGLGVARRAYEQMDALLERALGLVSKTCCNNTYGCYECIAVSRCFSPTLPSGERRPTDKHATRLFLESLPGMAPLAQPEVVSLSGAIPLPDEPVLPPSWPLQARELLDLYGLSLPEVSARLGIPSRELQRAVSTTEPLRLQHPKFGVGVFMQGFHQGERREVLVYFPGVGQKRLLLKFAGLTVTERPAAPA, encoded by the coding sequence GTGCTGCCCGCCCGCTCGCCCTTCGCCCGCCTGGACGGCTTTCTGCGCGACACGCTGGGCAGCGGCGCGACCCGTCTTCACGAGGAAGAGGCAGAGGACGCCCGGACCGTCAGCGTCACCGACCTGGGCTGGAGCGGCGCGGTGGCGCGCGGGTTTGGTTTCCCCGAGGTCTACGCCCACCAGGCCCAGACTTACCGCCTGATGCGGGAAGGCGGGCACGTCATCATCACGACGCCGACCGCCAGCGGAAAAACGGGGGCCTTTTTTCCCGGCGTCTTTGATCGGCTGGAGCGCGATCCCAATGCCACGGCCCTCTTTGTCTACCCCCTGGTGGCCCTGGGCCAGGACCAGCGCGACAAACTGCTGACTTTCCGTGAGCGCGGCGGCTTTCCCTGGGAGGTCGCGGCGTTTCAGGGCTCGGCCCAGAGCGGCGAGGTGTTCCGGCCCGGCGTGCGGATGGTCACCGCAACACCCGACAAACTGCACTGGTCGCTGACTCAACCGGGCATGCGGGATTTTCTTAAGCATCTGTCGTTTCTGGTGCTGGATGAAGCCCACACCTACCGGGGCGGCTTTGGCTCGGAGGTGGCCGGGATGGTCCGGCGTCTGCTGGCTCTGGCCCGCGCACTGGGGGCGCAGCCGCAGGTGGTGCTGAGCACCGCCACCATTGGCAACCCCGCCGAATTTGCTCGCGAGCTGACCGGCGTGGACGCCACCGAGGTCAGCGAGTCCGGCGCCGCCCGGCACGGCAAACGGTTCGTGTTGGCCGACCACAGAGGGCAGCCCCGCCGCTTCTGGAACGCGGTGATGGACGCCTCGGAACGCTACGACCTGAAGGTGCTGGCCTTTTTCCGGGGCCGCTCACGCGCCGCGCGGCTGTATTCCACCTACCGGGCCCAGCCGGGTTACGCCCGCCGCGCCCACCTGTACATGGCCGGCACCAGCGACCGCGAGGGCCGCCTCTCTGAGTTCCGGCGGGCCCGCAGCGGGGTCATGTTTGCCACCAACGCGCTGGAAGCCGGCGTGGACATCGGCGACCTGGAAGTGGTGATTATTGACGGCTACCCCGGCAGCCGCATGGCCTTTCGCCAGATGGCGGGCCGCGCGGGGCGCATTGCGCCGGGGCTGGTGCTGTACCTGCCGGCCCTGAACGAACAGGGGGTGCCGCTGCCGGCCGACGCTTTTTACAGCAACGCGGGCAATTTTCTAGACCTGCTGACCGGCCCCATTGAAAAGGCCGTGGTGGAGGCCCAGAATCCCTACCTCTCGCCCCGGCATCAGGCGCGCGCCAACGAAGAATTTCGCCTGGCCGGCCTGCCCGCGCCCCACGAGCCGCGCCCGGCCCCCCGCTACTGGAACCTGCGTGGCGAGGGCAGCCTGAAATACGCCGTTGTGGAGGGCGCCGACTGGGAGCGCCTGGGATCAAAGGCGCTGGACACGCCGCTGGAAAGCCCCAGCCAGCACTACGCCCTGACGGAAAAGCACGAGGGCGCCGTCTTTACCCTGGATGGCCAGGGCTACAAGGTGCTGCGCTGGGACGAGCACCCGGCGGGCACGGCGATTGTGGTCGAGCGCTACGAGGCCGCTAACCTCTTCACGCGCGGGCTGTCGGCCACGCTGGTGACGCCGGTGCAGATGGGTGAGTGGGTGCGGCGCGGGCCGCTGGCCTACCGCTGCGGTGAGGTGAGTATTCGGCGGCGCTACGCGGGCTACCAGATGCTGCGGCAGGTCTTCGAGCGGGTGTGCGTGGGCTGTGACCGCGAACCCGGCCCCACCGAACGCAGCTGCGCCCGCTGCGGAGGCCGCATTCAGGACCGCATGCAGGACCACCGGCTCTCGGAACACCTGTACGAGCAGCCCACCGAACTGCCGGCTTTCCGCACGAGCGCGGTTGAAATTGGCCTGGACCCCCGCGCCACCGAGCGGCCGACCGCCGTGGCCCATACCCTCAAGCACCTGCTGCACAAAGTCACGCCCGAACGGATTGCCTGCGATGAGAACGACCTGGCCAGCGCCTTTCGGGAAGGCCGAGACACCTATTTCTTCCTGTACGACGACTGGCTGGGCGGCCTGGGCGTGGCGCGGCGGGCGTATGAGCAGATGGACGCCCTGTTAGAGCGCGCCCTGGGGCTGGTGTCCAAGACCTGCTGCAACAACACTTATGGTTGCTACGAGTGCATTGCGGTCAGCCGCTGCTTTTCACCCACCCTGCCCAGTGGCGAGCGCCGCCCCACCGACAAGCACGCCACGCGCCTGTTTCTAGAAAGCCTGCCGGGGATGGCGCCACTGGCCCAGCCTGAGGTGGTCTCCTTGTCGGGCGCCATCCCTCTGCCCGATGAGCCGGTCCTGCCGCCCAGCTGGCCGCTGCAGGCGCGTGAACTGCTGGACTTGTACGGCCTCTCTCTGCCCGAAGTCAGCGCCCGTTTGGGCATCCCCAGCCGGGAATTACAGCGCGCGGTCAGCACCACCGAGCCGCTGAGGCTCCAGCATCCCAAGTTTGGCGTGGGCGTCTTTATGCAGGGCTTTCACCAGGGCGAGCGCCGCGAGGTGCTGGTGTACTTCCCAGGCGTGGGCCAGAAGCGCCTGCTGCTGAAATTTGCCGGCCTGACGGTCACTGAACGGCCAGCGGCGCCGGCGTAG
- a CDS encoding bifunctional nicotinamide-nucleotide adenylyltransferase/Nudix hydroxylase gives MTAPAPARRKRTFGVYIGRFEPPHQAHLLVMLEALQSVQKLIVVIGSARAARNIKNPFTADERQELIVAMLRDAGVPRARLLFVHVRDYFYNEALWLSEVQGGVADHTRGSTDIALIGHIKDESSYYLRSFPAWEFIPTHVFSPLSATDVRTAYFENRLDDVQGMVPASVHAFLDRFRTGPEFQELQTEYDYLRRYRAAWKDAPFPPIFVTTDAVVVKSGHVLLVRRGGLPGRGRLAMPGGFLEQDEPLLTGCIREVHEETGLGAGLDLAAHLRAQAVFDYPSRSLRGRTVTHAFHFDLGLGQLPRLSGGSDASEALWVPLNDALGQPEQFFEDHHAIVEHFVMRG, from the coding sequence ATGACTGCTCCTGCGCCTGCCCGCCGCAAACGCACCTTTGGGGTGTATATCGGCCGCTTTGAACCGCCCCATCAGGCGCACCTGCTGGTGATGCTTGAAGCCCTCCAGAGTGTGCAGAAGCTGATTGTGGTGATTGGCAGCGCGCGGGCCGCCCGCAACATCAAGAACCCTTTTACAGCTGACGAACGTCAGGAACTGATTGTGGCGATGCTGCGCGACGCTGGTGTTCCGCGTGCCCGGCTCCTGTTCGTGCATGTGCGCGACTACTTTTACAACGAGGCGCTGTGGCTCTCGGAGGTGCAGGGCGGGGTGGCGGACCACACGCGCGGCAGCACTGATATTGCCCTGATTGGGCACATCAAAGACGAGAGCAGCTACTATCTACGTTCCTTTCCGGCCTGGGAATTTATCCCGACCCATGTGTTTAGTCCCCTGAGCGCCACCGATGTCCGCACCGCCTACTTCGAGAACCGTCTTGACGATGTGCAGGGGATGGTGCCGGCCAGTGTTCACGCTTTTCTGGACCGCTTTCGCACTGGCCCTGAGTTTCAGGAATTGCAGACCGAATACGACTATCTGAGGCGCTACCGCGCGGCCTGGAAAGACGCGCCTTTTCCGCCTATTTTCGTGACCACCGACGCCGTGGTGGTCAAGAGCGGCCATGTGCTGCTGGTGCGCCGGGGCGGCCTGCCGGGGCGTGGCCGCCTGGCGATGCCCGGCGGTTTTCTGGAGCAGGACGAACCGCTGCTGACCGGCTGCATCCGCGAGGTACATGAAGAAACGGGCCTGGGCGCCGGGCTGGACCTTGCCGCCCACCTGCGGGCCCAGGCCGTTTTTGACTATCCCAGCCGCAGCCTGCGCGGGCGCACCGTTACCCACGCCTTTCACTTTGACCTGGGCCTGGGGCAGTTGCCCCGCCTGAGTGGTGGCAGCGACGCCAGTGAGGCCCTGTGGGTGCCGCTGAATGACGCCCTGGGTCAGCCCGAGCAGTTTTTCGAGGACCACCACGCGATTGTTGAGCATTTTGTGATGAGGGGGTAG